The Gavia stellata isolate bGavSte3 chromosome 1, bGavSte3.hap2, whole genome shotgun sequence genome has a segment encoding these proteins:
- the HEPHL1 gene encoding ferroxidase HEPHL1, whose translation MPPVQHGGCLRALGFLWLFAVVEAKTRTYYLGIVEENWDYGPSGKNLITGQNLLEDKFASVYATRGANRIGRVYKKAIFRQFTDDTYSQEIPKAAWLGFLGPVLKAEEEDVFIVHLKNFASRPYSVHPHGVFYDKDSEGALYPDGTGGKSKEDDFVVPGGNYTYTWPVRKDYSPTLADSNCLTWIYHSHIDTPRDIASGLIGPLLVCKKGTADETSIEGTGAANAFALMFSIVDENFSWYLDENINTFCLEPATVDKEDEGFRTSNRMHAINGYIYGNLPGLEMCADTSMSWHLFGMGSEIDIHAAYFYGHTFTNRDQRADVVGLFPATFITAEMTPGNPGRWLITCQVNEHLRGGMEALYDVQICQKNLSQPSPLSHRRRYYIAAEEVLWNYGPDGYDKFTGQGLNATGSESAIYFTQGTDRIGGQYWKVRYVEYTDATFSKKKILSEDMKHLGILGPVIKAEVGDTVLVTFANKAKRSYSIMAHGVSFSKLSEGAPYLDGYLKPGAHVKPGETFTYKWRVPENGGPTESDPPCLTYLYYSATDAVKDTNSGLVGPLLVCRKNTLNHDGTQKGIDREFYLLFSIFDENDSWYLNKNIEEFAGDPSKVDENDVDFKESNKMHAVNGYLFGNLPGLAMCKDDKVSWHLIGLGSHYDMHGVHFQGNTIDLRGTTRDGLALFPHLSGTALMQPDRVGTFKVVCRTFDHFVGGMKHLYEVSSCRNTTQAQQQHGAMRLYYIAAEEVEWDYASNKSSAPRIYNVSSNEESYGHVFLSQAEDLIGSKYKKVVYREYTNGNFTQREVRTEEEEHLEILGPLLHAEVGDSVLIVFKNKASRPYSISAHGIEEVGCEEQPETPITLPGEINTYRWNVPERSGPGKTDPNCITWVYYSTVNFVKDTYSGLIGPLVVCRKGILDERGVRKDIDREFTLLFMVFDENESWYLKENIERYLHKNPDAFNSTENFIEGNSMHAINGKIYNSLLGLTMNEGDRTNWYLIGMGNEVDIHTVHFHAQTFIFKTDKDHRGDVYDLFPGTFQTVELVAENPGTWLLHCHVADHIHAGMETTYTINKSEREAPSEGGLATGAYDTTTAKNRTIAKDYGSKGGNFFGKTLSPGEASLILTAFFFIGLILLSTVLTFFCLITRQGSRIHYMALHDKSALLTDSL comes from the exons GTTTGCAAGTGTGTATGCAACAAGAGGAGCCAACCGGATAGGACGTGTGTacaaaaaagctatttttaggCAATTCACAGATGACACTTACTCCCAGGAGATCCCCAAAGCAGCCTGGCTGGGGTTCCTTGGGCCAGTCCTgaaggcagaagaggaggatgtcTTTATCGTCCATCTAAAAAACTTTGCTTCCCGCCCGTACTCTGTGCATCCGCACGGGGTCTTCTATGACAAGGACTCTGAAG GAGCACTTTACCCTGATGGAACTGGCGGTAAAAGCAAAGAGGACGACTTTGTTGTTCCCGGTGGAAATTACACGTACACATGGCCAGTAAGGAAAGATTATTCCCCAACTTTGGCAGACTCAAACTGCTTGACTTGGATTTACCATTCTCACATTGACACACCAAGAGATATTGCATCTGGTTTAATTGGGCCACTGCTGGTTTGTAAAAAAG GAACTGCAGATGAGACCTCAATAGAAGGGACTGGTGCTGCTAACGCTTTTGCCCTGATGTTTAGCATTGTAGACGAAAACTTCAGCTGGTACCTCGATGAGAATATAAATACCTTCTGCTTAGAACCAGCCACAGTTGACAAAGAGGATGAAGGTTTCCGGACCAGCAACCGAATGCATG CTATTAATGGTTATATTTACGGCAATCTCCCTGGCTTGGAGATGTGTGCTGACACTTCCATGTCCTGGCACTTGTTTGGCATGGGAAGCGAGATAGATATCCACGCCGCGTATTTCTACGGCCACACGTTCACTAACAGAGACCAGAGAGCAGATGTCGTCGGTCTGTTCCCAGCAACATTCATCACAGCAGAGATGACTCCTGGGAACCCTGGGAGGTGGCTGATAACATGCCAAGTTAATGAGCACTTACGAG GTGGCATGGAGGCGCTATATGATGTTCAGATCTGCCAAAAAAACCTGTCTCAGCCTTCACCACTCAGTCACAGGAGAAGATACTATATCGCTGCTGAAGAAGTGCTCTGGAATTATGGACCTGACGGTTATGATAAATTCACTGGGCAGGGTTTAAATGCCACTGGCAG TGAATCTGCAATATATTTCACACAAGGGACTGACAGAATAGGAGGGCAATACTGGAAAGTTCGCTATGTGGAATATACTGACGCAACATTCAGTAAGAAGAAGATTTTGTCAGAGGACATGAAGCACCTGGGAATACTTG GTCCCGTTATAAAAGCTGAAGTGGGAGATACAGTGCTAGTTACTTTTGCCAATAAAGCCAAAAGAAGCTATAGCATTATGGCCCACGGTGTAAGCTTCAGCAAGCTGTCGGAAGGTGCTCCCTACTTAGATG GCTATCTGAAGCCAGGAGCCCACGTTAAGCCAGGTGAAACCTTCACATACAAATGGAGGGTGCCTGAAAACGGAGGTCCAACAGAGAGTGACCCCCCATGCCTGACCTATCTGTACTACTCAGCCACTGATGCCGTCAAGGATACCAACTCTGGCCTCGTGGGGCCTTTGCTGGTCTGTCGGAAGAACACACTGAATCACGATGGAACTCAG AAAGGAATAGACAGAGAATTTTACCTCCTCTTTTCAATCTTCGATGAGAATGACAGCTGGTATCTGAACAAGAATATCGAAGAATTTGCTGGAGACCCTTCAAAAGTAGATGAAAATGATGTGGATTTCAAGGAATCCAACAAAATGCATG ctgtcAACGGCTACTTGTTTGGTAATCTGCCAGGCCTGGCCATGTGCAAGGATGACAAGGTCTCCTGGCACCTCATCGGGCTGGGCAGTCACTACGACATGCATGGGGTTCATTTTCAAGGAAATACCATTGACCTGAGAGGAACGACGAGGGATGGGCTGGCCTTATTTCCTCATTTATCGGGCACAGCGCTGATGCAGCCAGACCGCGTGG GCACATTCAAAGTGGTTTGCAGGACTTTTGATCACTTTGTCGGTGGGATGAAACATCTCTACGAGGTCAGCAGCTGCCGTAATACCACccaagcccagcagcagcacggAGCCATGAGACTCTACTACATTGCTGCAGAGGAGGTGGAGTGGGACTATGCCTCAAATaagagctcagcaccgaggATTTACAATGTCAGCAGCAATGAGGAAAG CTATGGGCATGTTTTCCTGAGCCAAGCGGAAGATCTGATCGGTTCAAAATACAAGAAGGTGGTTTACAGGGAGTATACAAATGGCAACTTCACTCAGCGTGAAGTgaggacagaggaggaggaacacTTGGAAATCCTGG gGCCCCTACTCCATGCTGAGGTTGGTGACTCTGTACTGATCGTATTTAAGAACAAAGCCAGCAGGCCTTATTCGATAAGTGCACATGGTATAGAAGAAGTGGGTTGTGAAGAACAGCCTGAGACACCAATTACCCTCCCCG GGGAAATAAACACGTACAGGTGGAACGTCCCAGAACGATCTGGCCCTGGTAAAACAGATCCAAACTGTATCACTTGGGTTTATTATTCAACAGTGAATTTTGTAAAG gacACATACAGCGGTCTGATTGGGCCTCTCGTAGTTTGCAGAAAAGGAATTCTAGATGAAAGAGGTGTAAGGAAAGACATTGATCGTGAATTTACCCTTCTATTTATGGTGTTCGATGAAAATGAATCCtggtatttgaaagaaaatattgaaagatACCTTCATAAGAATCCTGATGCTTTTAATTCCACTGAGAACTTTATAGAAGGCAACAGCATGCATG CAATCAATGGGAAGATTTATAACAGTCTCCTGGGTCTAACGATGAATGAAGGTGATAGGACAAACTGGTATTTGATAGGAATGGGCAATGAAGTGGATATACACACAGTTCACTTCCATGCACAGACCTTCATCTTTAAG ACAGATAAGGACCACAGAGGAGACGTGTATGACCTTTTTCCTGGGACTTTCCAGACAGTTGAACTCGTAGCAGAAAACCCTGGAACGTGGCTTTTGCACTGCCACGTAGCCGATCACATCCACGCTGGCATGGAGACAACCTACACCATCAACAAATCAG AGCGGGAAGCTCCTTCAGAAGGAGGACTCGCAACTGGAGCTTACGATACAACTACTGCAAAAAATAGGACCATTGCAAAGG ATTATGGCAGCAAAGGTGGCAATTTTTTTGGCAAAACTTTGAGTCCTGGAGAAGCCAGCCTGATACtcacagccttttttttcattggaCTCATTCTGCTATCAACAGTATTAACCTTCTTCTGCCTCATCACCCGCCAAGGAAGCAGGATCCATTACATGGCTTTGCACGACAAAAGTGCACTTCTAACAGATTCCCTGTGA